In one Motacilla alba alba isolate MOTALB_02 chromosome 7, Motacilla_alba_V1.0_pri, whole genome shotgun sequence genomic region, the following are encoded:
- the OSBPL6 gene encoding oxysterol-binding protein-related protein 6 isoform X3, whose protein sequence is MSSEEKSISPAHKTSTPSHRSASSSSSSQRDRRQSVHILERKASSGSTDPSLSKQFLESDHLSLSKEPDSWEIIEGLKIGQTNVQKPDKHEGFMLKKRKWPLKGWHKRFFVLDNGMLKYSKSPIDIQKGKVHGSIDVGLSVMSIKKKARRIDLDTEEHIYHLKVKSQDSFDAWVSKLRHHRLYRQNEIVRSPRDASFHIFPSASTTESSPAANVSDGKVQQNNFPWQPPIPCSNSLPVTCTTGQSKVAAWLQDSEEMDRCAEDLAHCQSNLVELSKLLQNLEILQRTQSAPNFTDMQEGPAPKGQFSTTRRRQRLAAAVATTVPFSATMSPVRLHSSNPNLCADIEFQAPPSHVADPLECSTEYMKLQEEFCLMAQKVHSLLKSAFNSIAIEKEKLKQIVSEQDLTGHNAQIAHLRQSLSQALNQNAELRSRLNRIHSESVICDQVVSVNIIPSPDETGEQIHVSLPLSQQVSNESRLSMSESVSEFFDAQEVLLSASSSENEASDDESYISDVSDNISEDNTSVADNISRQILNGELTGGAFRNGRRTCLPAPSPDTSNINLWNILRNNIGKDLSKVSMPVELNEPLNTLQHLCEELEYSELLDKAAETDDPYERMVLIAAFAASGYASTYFRAGSKPFNPVLGETYECIREDKGFRFFSEQVSHHPPISACHCESKNFVFWQDIRWKNKFWGKSMEILPVGTLNVTLPKYGDYYVWNKVTTCIHNILSGRRWIEHYGEITIRNTKSSVCICKLTFVKVNYWNSNVNEVQGIVIDQEGKVVHRLFGKWHEGLYCGVAPSAKCIWRPGSMPTNYERYYGFTRFAIELNELDPLLKDLLPATDARFRPDQRLLEEGNIEAAASEKQRIEELQRARRRYMEENGIEYVPKFFKKVIDANQREAWVTNETYWELRKDPGFSKVDIPVLW, encoded by the exons ATGAGTTCAGAGGAGAAGAGTATATCTCCAGCTCACAAAACATCCACTCCATCACATAGAAGTGcctcctcctcatcatcatctCAGAGAGACAGGAGGCAG agtGTTCATATTTTGGAGCGAAAGGCTTCTTCAGGAAGCACAGACCCTTCTTTAAGCAAGCAGTTCCTTGAAAGTGATCATCTCTCTCTATCCAAG GAACCTGACAGCTGGGAAATCATAGAGGGTCTGAAAATAGGCCAGACCAATGTCCAGAAGCCAGACAAACATGAAGGTTTCAtgctgaagaagagaaaatggccATTAAAAGGTTGGCACAAG aggttttttgtCCTGGATAATGGAATGTTGAAATATTCAAAGTCACCAATTGAT atacAGAAAGGAAAGGTCCATGGGAGCATTGATGTTGGTTTATCAGTCatgtctattaaaaaaaaggctcGCAGAATAGATCTTGACACCGAAGAACATATCTATCACCTAaag GTGAAATCACAGGATTCATTTGATGCGTGGGTTTCAAAGTTGCGGCACCACCGGTTGTACCGTCAGAATGAGATTGTGAGATCTCCCAGGGACGCCAGCTTCCACATATTCCCCTCAGCATCTACTACAGAGTCTTCACCAGCTGCCAATGTTTCGGATGGAAAG GTCCAACAGAATAACTTCCCCTGGCAGCCTCCTATACCTTGCAGTAACAGCCTTCCTGTCACCTGCACTACTGGTCAGAGTAAAGTAGCAGCCTGGTTGCAGGACTCTGAAGAGATGGACAGATGTGCAGAAG ATCTTGCTCATTGTCAGTCTAACCTTGTGGAACTCAGTAAACTTCTTCAAAATTTAGAAATTCTACAGAGGACTCAGTCAGCACCAAATTTCACAGACATGCAG GAAGggccggcaccgaagggccaGTTCAGCACAACACGACGCCGGCAGAGACTGGCAGCTGCAGTGGCTACAACA GTCCCTTTCAGTGCTACGATGTCACCCGTTCGATTGCATTCATCCAACCCCAACCTCTGTGCAGACATTGAGTTTCAGGCTCCCCCAAGCCATGTGGCAGACCCTCTGGAGTGCTCTACTGAGTACATGAAGCTTCAAGAAGAATTCTGCTTGATGGCACAAAAAG TGCATTCTCTTTTGAAGTCTGCCTTTAACAGCATAGCTATAGAGAAGGAGAAGCTTAAACAGATTGTTTCAGAGCAGGATCTTACAGGCCACAATGCTCAAATAGCTCACCTCAGACAGTCCCTCTCTCAG gctCTCAACCAGAATGCTGAACTAAGGAGTCGCTTGAACAGAATACATTCAGAATCTGTTATTTGTGATCAGGTTGTCAGTGTAAATATTATCCCTAGTCCTGATGAG ACGGGTGAACAAATTCATGTCAGTTTGCCACTGTCTCAGCAAGTTTCTAATGAAAGCAGGCTCTCTATGTCTGAATCTGTTTCAGAGTTCTTTGATGCACAGGAAGTGCTTCTATCTGCCAGCTCGTCAGAAAATGAG gCTTCTGATGATGAATCTTATATCAGTGATGTGAGTGACAATATATCTGAGGACAACACCAGTGTTGCAGACAACATTTCTCGGCAAA TTCTTAATGGTGAGCTGACAGGAGGCGCATTCAGAAATGGACGGAGGACTtgtctcccagctcccagccctgacaCCAGTAACATCAATCTGTGgaatattttgagaaataacATTGGCAAAGATCTTTCCAAAGTATCCATGCCAGTTGAGCTAAATGAACCTCTGAATACCTTGCAACATCTTTGTGAAGAGCTGGAATACAGTGAGCTCTTGGACAAGGCTGCTGAAACAGATGATCCTTATGAGCGCATG GTTCTCATAGCTGCCTTTGCAGCATCAGGCTATGCCTCTACGTACTTTAGAGCAGGAAGCAAGCCATTTAACCCAGTGCTTGGTGAAACTTATGAATGTATTAGAGAAGACAAAGGATTTCGATTTTTCTCAGAGCAG GTTAGCCACCATCCTCCCATTTCGGCCTGTCACTGTGAATCGAAAAACTTTGTGTTTTGGCAAG ATATCAGgtggaaaaacaaattctggGGGAAATCAATGGAAATTCTGCCTGTTGGAACCTTGAATGTGACTCTTCCAAA GTATGGAGATTACTATGTCTGGAACAAAGTCACTACTTGCATACATAATATTCTTAGTGGAAGGAGATGGATAGAGCACTATGGAGAGATAACtatcagaaacacaaaaagcagTGTTTGTATTTGTAAACTCACTTTTGTCAAG GTGAACTACTGGAATTCAAATGTAAATGAGGTCCAGGGCATTGTGATAGATCAAGAAGGGAAGGTGGTTCACCGCCTTTTTGGAAAGTGGCATGAAGGCCTCTATTGTGGGGTTGCACCTTCAGCCAAATGCATATGGAGGCCAG GCTCCATGCCAACCAATTATGAGCGTTATTACGGCTTCACAAGGTTTGCTATTGAGCTCAATGAATTAGATCCTTTACTGAAAGATCTTCTTCCTGCAACAGATGCACGATTCAGGCCAGATCAAAG GCTTCTGGAGGAAGGAAATAtagaagcagcagcatctgagaAACAAAGAATAGAGGAACTCCAAAGAGCTCGGAGGCGGTACATGGAAGAAAATGGCATTGAATATGTACCCAAGTTTTTTAA AAAAGTTATTGATGCTAATCAAAGAGAAGCCTGGGTTACCAATGAAACCTACTGGGAACTGCGAAAGGATCCTGGCTTCAGTAAAGTAGACATTCCTGTACTCTGGTAA
- the OSBPL6 gene encoding oxysterol-binding protein-related protein 6 isoform X5 — MSSEEKSISPAHKTSTPSHRSASSSSSSQRDRRQSVHILERKASSGSTDPSLSKQFLESDHLSLSKEPDSWEIIEGLKIGQTNVQKPDKHEGFMLKKRKWPLKGWHKRFFVLDNGMLKYSKSPIDIQKGKVHGSIDVGLSVMSIKKKARRIDLDTEEHIYHLKVKSQDSFDAWVSKLRHHRLYRQNEIVRSPRDASFHIFPSASTTESSPAANVSDGKVQQNNFPWQPPIPCSNSLPVTCTTGQSKVAAWLQDSEEMDRCAEDLAHCQSNLVELSKLLQNLEILQRTQSAPNFTDMQVPFSATMSPVRLHSSNPNLCADIEFQAPPSHVADPLECSTEYMKLQEEFCLMAQKVHSLLKSAFNSIAIEKEKLKQIVSEQDLTGHNAQIAHLRQSLSQALNQNAELRSRLNRIHSESVICDQVVSVNIIPSPDETGEQIHVSLPLSQQVSNESRLSMSESVSEFFDAQEVLLSASSSENEASDDESYISDVSDNISEDNTSVADNISRQILNGELTGGAFRNGRRTCLPAPSPDTSNINLWNILRNNIGKDLSKVSMPVELNEPLNTLQHLCEELEYSELLDKAAETDDPYERMVLIAAFAASGYASTYFRAGSKPFNPVLGETYECIREDKGFRFFSEQVSHHPPISACHCESKNFVFWQDIRWKNKFWGKSMEILPVGTLNVTLPKYGDYYVWNKVTTCIHNILSGRRWIEHYGEITIRNTKSSVCICKLTFVKVNYWNSNVNEVQGIVIDQEGKVVHRLFGKWHEGLYCGVAPSAKCIWRPGSMPTNYERYYGFTRFAIELNELDPLLKDLLPATDARFRPDQRLLEEGNIEAAASEKQRIEELQRARRRYMEENGIEYVPKFFKKVIDANQREAWVTNETYWELRKDPGFSKVDIPVLW, encoded by the exons ATGAGTTCAGAGGAGAAGAGTATATCTCCAGCTCACAAAACATCCACTCCATCACATAGAAGTGcctcctcctcatcatcatctCAGAGAGACAGGAGGCAG agtGTTCATATTTTGGAGCGAAAGGCTTCTTCAGGAAGCACAGACCCTTCTTTAAGCAAGCAGTTCCTTGAAAGTGATCATCTCTCTCTATCCAAG GAACCTGACAGCTGGGAAATCATAGAGGGTCTGAAAATAGGCCAGACCAATGTCCAGAAGCCAGACAAACATGAAGGTTTCAtgctgaagaagagaaaatggccATTAAAAGGTTGGCACAAG aggttttttgtCCTGGATAATGGAATGTTGAAATATTCAAAGTCACCAATTGAT atacAGAAAGGAAAGGTCCATGGGAGCATTGATGTTGGTTTATCAGTCatgtctattaaaaaaaaggctcGCAGAATAGATCTTGACACCGAAGAACATATCTATCACCTAaag GTGAAATCACAGGATTCATTTGATGCGTGGGTTTCAAAGTTGCGGCACCACCGGTTGTACCGTCAGAATGAGATTGTGAGATCTCCCAGGGACGCCAGCTTCCACATATTCCCCTCAGCATCTACTACAGAGTCTTCACCAGCTGCCAATGTTTCGGATGGAAAG GTCCAACAGAATAACTTCCCCTGGCAGCCTCCTATACCTTGCAGTAACAGCCTTCCTGTCACCTGCACTACTGGTCAGAGTAAAGTAGCAGCCTGGTTGCAGGACTCTGAAGAGATGGACAGATGTGCAGAAG ATCTTGCTCATTGTCAGTCTAACCTTGTGGAACTCAGTAAACTTCTTCAAAATTTAGAAATTCTACAGAGGACTCAGTCAGCACCAAATTTCACAGACATGCAG GTCCCTTTCAGTGCTACGATGTCACCCGTTCGATTGCATTCATCCAACCCCAACCTCTGTGCAGACATTGAGTTTCAGGCTCCCCCAAGCCATGTGGCAGACCCTCTGGAGTGCTCTACTGAGTACATGAAGCTTCAAGAAGAATTCTGCTTGATGGCACAAAAAG TGCATTCTCTTTTGAAGTCTGCCTTTAACAGCATAGCTATAGAGAAGGAGAAGCTTAAACAGATTGTTTCAGAGCAGGATCTTACAGGCCACAATGCTCAAATAGCTCACCTCAGACAGTCCCTCTCTCAG gctCTCAACCAGAATGCTGAACTAAGGAGTCGCTTGAACAGAATACATTCAGAATCTGTTATTTGTGATCAGGTTGTCAGTGTAAATATTATCCCTAGTCCTGATGAG ACGGGTGAACAAATTCATGTCAGTTTGCCACTGTCTCAGCAAGTTTCTAATGAAAGCAGGCTCTCTATGTCTGAATCTGTTTCAGAGTTCTTTGATGCACAGGAAGTGCTTCTATCTGCCAGCTCGTCAGAAAATGAG gCTTCTGATGATGAATCTTATATCAGTGATGTGAGTGACAATATATCTGAGGACAACACCAGTGTTGCAGACAACATTTCTCGGCAAA TTCTTAATGGTGAGCTGACAGGAGGCGCATTCAGAAATGGACGGAGGACTtgtctcccagctcccagccctgacaCCAGTAACATCAATCTGTGgaatattttgagaaataacATTGGCAAAGATCTTTCCAAAGTATCCATGCCAGTTGAGCTAAATGAACCTCTGAATACCTTGCAACATCTTTGTGAAGAGCTGGAATACAGTGAGCTCTTGGACAAGGCTGCTGAAACAGATGATCCTTATGAGCGCATG GTTCTCATAGCTGCCTTTGCAGCATCAGGCTATGCCTCTACGTACTTTAGAGCAGGAAGCAAGCCATTTAACCCAGTGCTTGGTGAAACTTATGAATGTATTAGAGAAGACAAAGGATTTCGATTTTTCTCAGAGCAG GTTAGCCACCATCCTCCCATTTCGGCCTGTCACTGTGAATCGAAAAACTTTGTGTTTTGGCAAG ATATCAGgtggaaaaacaaattctggGGGAAATCAATGGAAATTCTGCCTGTTGGAACCTTGAATGTGACTCTTCCAAA GTATGGAGATTACTATGTCTGGAACAAAGTCACTACTTGCATACATAATATTCTTAGTGGAAGGAGATGGATAGAGCACTATGGAGAGATAACtatcagaaacacaaaaagcagTGTTTGTATTTGTAAACTCACTTTTGTCAAG GTGAACTACTGGAATTCAAATGTAAATGAGGTCCAGGGCATTGTGATAGATCAAGAAGGGAAGGTGGTTCACCGCCTTTTTGGAAAGTGGCATGAAGGCCTCTATTGTGGGGTTGCACCTTCAGCCAAATGCATATGGAGGCCAG GCTCCATGCCAACCAATTATGAGCGTTATTACGGCTTCACAAGGTTTGCTATTGAGCTCAATGAATTAGATCCTTTACTGAAAGATCTTCTTCCTGCAACAGATGCACGATTCAGGCCAGATCAAAG GCTTCTGGAGGAAGGAAATAtagaagcagcagcatctgagaAACAAAGAATAGAGGAACTCCAAAGAGCTCGGAGGCGGTACATGGAAGAAAATGGCATTGAATATGTACCCAAGTTTTTTAA AAAAGTTATTGATGCTAATCAAAGAGAAGCCTGGGTTACCAATGAAACCTACTGGGAACTGCGAAAGGATCCTGGCTTCAGTAAAGTAGACATTCCTGTACTCTGGTAA
- the OSBPL6 gene encoding oxysterol-binding protein-related protein 6 isoform X1 has translation MSSEEKSISPAHKTSTPSHRSASSSSSSQRDRRQSVHILERKASSGSTDPSLSKQFLESDHLSLSKEPDSWEIIEGLKIGQTNVQKPDKHEGFMLKKRKWPLKGWHKRFFVLDNGMLKYSKSPIDIQKGKVHGSIDVGLSVMSIKKKARRIDLDTEEHIYHLKVKSQDSFDAWVSKLRHHRLYRQNEIVRSPRDASFHIFPSASTTESSPAANVSDGKVQQNNFPWQPPIPCSNSLPVTCTTGQSKVAAWLQDSEEMDRCAEDLAHCQSNLVELSKLLQNLEILQRTQSAPNFTDMQANCVDISKKDKRVTRRWRTKSVSKDAKIQLQEGPAPKGQFSTTRRRQRLAAAVATTVPFSATMSPVRLHSSNPNLCADIEFQAPPSHVADPLECSTEYMKLQEEFCLMAQKVHSLLKSAFNSIAIEKEKLKQIVSEQDLTGHNAQIAHLRQSLSQALNQNAELRSRLNRIHSESVICDQVVSVNIIPSPDETGEQIHVSLPLSQQVSNESRLSMSESVSEFFDAQEVLLSASSSENEASDDESYISDVSDNISEDNTSVADNISRQILNGELTGGAFRNGRRTCLPAPSPDTSNINLWNILRNNIGKDLSKVSMPVELNEPLNTLQHLCEELEYSELLDKAAETDDPYERMVLIAAFAASGYASTYFRAGSKPFNPVLGETYECIREDKGFRFFSEQVSHHPPISACHCESKNFVFWQDIRWKNKFWGKSMEILPVGTLNVTLPKYGDYYVWNKVTTCIHNILSGRRWIEHYGEITIRNTKSSVCICKLTFVKVNYWNSNVNEVQGIVIDQEGKVVHRLFGKWHEGLYCGVAPSAKCIWRPGSMPTNYERYYGFTRFAIELNELDPLLKDLLPATDARFRPDQRLLEEGNIEAAASEKQRIEELQRARRRYMEENGIEYVPKFFKKVIDANQREAWVTNETYWELRKDPGFSKVDIPVLW, from the exons ATGAGTTCAGAGGAGAAGAGTATATCTCCAGCTCACAAAACATCCACTCCATCACATAGAAGTGcctcctcctcatcatcatctCAGAGAGACAGGAGGCAG agtGTTCATATTTTGGAGCGAAAGGCTTCTTCAGGAAGCACAGACCCTTCTTTAAGCAAGCAGTTCCTTGAAAGTGATCATCTCTCTCTATCCAAG GAACCTGACAGCTGGGAAATCATAGAGGGTCTGAAAATAGGCCAGACCAATGTCCAGAAGCCAGACAAACATGAAGGTTTCAtgctgaagaagagaaaatggccATTAAAAGGTTGGCACAAG aggttttttgtCCTGGATAATGGAATGTTGAAATATTCAAAGTCACCAATTGAT atacAGAAAGGAAAGGTCCATGGGAGCATTGATGTTGGTTTATCAGTCatgtctattaaaaaaaaggctcGCAGAATAGATCTTGACACCGAAGAACATATCTATCACCTAaag GTGAAATCACAGGATTCATTTGATGCGTGGGTTTCAAAGTTGCGGCACCACCGGTTGTACCGTCAGAATGAGATTGTGAGATCTCCCAGGGACGCCAGCTTCCACATATTCCCCTCAGCATCTACTACAGAGTCTTCACCAGCTGCCAATGTTTCGGATGGAAAG GTCCAACAGAATAACTTCCCCTGGCAGCCTCCTATACCTTGCAGTAACAGCCTTCCTGTCACCTGCACTACTGGTCAGAGTAAAGTAGCAGCCTGGTTGCAGGACTCTGAAGAGATGGACAGATGTGCAGAAG ATCTTGCTCATTGTCAGTCTAACCTTGTGGAACTCAGTAAACTTCTTCAAAATTTAGAAATTCTACAGAGGACTCAGTCAGCACCAAATTTCACAGACATGCAG GCTAACTGTGTagatatttcaaagaaagacaAGCGGGTCACGAGACGATGGAGAACAAAAAGTGTCAGCAAAGATGCAAAAATTCAACTTCAG GAAGggccggcaccgaagggccaGTTCAGCACAACACGACGCCGGCAGAGACTGGCAGCTGCAGTGGCTACAACA GTCCCTTTCAGTGCTACGATGTCACCCGTTCGATTGCATTCATCCAACCCCAACCTCTGTGCAGACATTGAGTTTCAGGCTCCCCCAAGCCATGTGGCAGACCCTCTGGAGTGCTCTACTGAGTACATGAAGCTTCAAGAAGAATTCTGCTTGATGGCACAAAAAG TGCATTCTCTTTTGAAGTCTGCCTTTAACAGCATAGCTATAGAGAAGGAGAAGCTTAAACAGATTGTTTCAGAGCAGGATCTTACAGGCCACAATGCTCAAATAGCTCACCTCAGACAGTCCCTCTCTCAG gctCTCAACCAGAATGCTGAACTAAGGAGTCGCTTGAACAGAATACATTCAGAATCTGTTATTTGTGATCAGGTTGTCAGTGTAAATATTATCCCTAGTCCTGATGAG ACGGGTGAACAAATTCATGTCAGTTTGCCACTGTCTCAGCAAGTTTCTAATGAAAGCAGGCTCTCTATGTCTGAATCTGTTTCAGAGTTCTTTGATGCACAGGAAGTGCTTCTATCTGCCAGCTCGTCAGAAAATGAG gCTTCTGATGATGAATCTTATATCAGTGATGTGAGTGACAATATATCTGAGGACAACACCAGTGTTGCAGACAACATTTCTCGGCAAA TTCTTAATGGTGAGCTGACAGGAGGCGCATTCAGAAATGGACGGAGGACTtgtctcccagctcccagccctgacaCCAGTAACATCAATCTGTGgaatattttgagaaataacATTGGCAAAGATCTTTCCAAAGTATCCATGCCAGTTGAGCTAAATGAACCTCTGAATACCTTGCAACATCTTTGTGAAGAGCTGGAATACAGTGAGCTCTTGGACAAGGCTGCTGAAACAGATGATCCTTATGAGCGCATG GTTCTCATAGCTGCCTTTGCAGCATCAGGCTATGCCTCTACGTACTTTAGAGCAGGAAGCAAGCCATTTAACCCAGTGCTTGGTGAAACTTATGAATGTATTAGAGAAGACAAAGGATTTCGATTTTTCTCAGAGCAG GTTAGCCACCATCCTCCCATTTCGGCCTGTCACTGTGAATCGAAAAACTTTGTGTTTTGGCAAG ATATCAGgtggaaaaacaaattctggGGGAAATCAATGGAAATTCTGCCTGTTGGAACCTTGAATGTGACTCTTCCAAA GTATGGAGATTACTATGTCTGGAACAAAGTCACTACTTGCATACATAATATTCTTAGTGGAAGGAGATGGATAGAGCACTATGGAGAGATAACtatcagaaacacaaaaagcagTGTTTGTATTTGTAAACTCACTTTTGTCAAG GTGAACTACTGGAATTCAAATGTAAATGAGGTCCAGGGCATTGTGATAGATCAAGAAGGGAAGGTGGTTCACCGCCTTTTTGGAAAGTGGCATGAAGGCCTCTATTGTGGGGTTGCACCTTCAGCCAAATGCATATGGAGGCCAG GCTCCATGCCAACCAATTATGAGCGTTATTACGGCTTCACAAGGTTTGCTATTGAGCTCAATGAATTAGATCCTTTACTGAAAGATCTTCTTCCTGCAACAGATGCACGATTCAGGCCAGATCAAAG GCTTCTGGAGGAAGGAAATAtagaagcagcagcatctgagaAACAAAGAATAGAGGAACTCCAAAGAGCTCGGAGGCGGTACATGGAAGAAAATGGCATTGAATATGTACCCAAGTTTTTTAA AAAAGTTATTGATGCTAATCAAAGAGAAGCCTGGGTTACCAATGAAACCTACTGGGAACTGCGAAAGGATCCTGGCTTCAGTAAAGTAGACATTCCTGTACTCTGGTAA